GTGATCACATCGGCGTCGGTCACCGTCTCTCCCGAGGGGAGCACCAGCTCGAAGGGTCCGCCGATCGCCCCGGCCCCGCCAGCCACCACGCCTTCGCGGCAGTCGGCAAAGGGATCGTCCCCCCGGCCCCATTGGGTTGCCATCCAGATCCCGGCGGAAAGGGCGACGAGGCCGCCGGCGGCGACAATGGCGACAAGCGTGGCGGGTTTCATGGCGGGTTCCTTCCCGGGGATCGATCAGGCCGGCGCCGGGGCGAGGCGCATTGCAAATCCCCAACCCAAGCATGACACTCCCAGACCTAACGATTGCCCCCCGGGGCGCAAGCCAAGAAACCATGCGAAAGAAGACACCGGCATGAGCCCGACGGACCTGGTCCTGCCCTGGCAGGAAGAACGCAGCACCTTCATCCGGCTGCGCACGATGATCCTGCTGCGCTGGGTGGCCATCGTCGGCCAGATCGCCGCGCTTGTGGTGGCCCAATCGGTCTACGATCTGCAGCTGCCGCTCGGCCTGTGCTATCTCGCCGTCGGCATTTCGGTGATCGGCAACCTCGTCGCCAGCCTGATCTTCCCCGAGACCAAGCGCCTGTCGGAAGCCGAGAACTTCCTCATGGTGATGTTCGACCTCTTGCAGCTGTGCTTCCTGCTCTATCTCACCGGCGGGCTGCACAATCCCTTCTCTGTCATGGTGCTGGGGCCGGTGACCGTTTCGGCGGTGATGCTCTCGCTGCGCTCGACCATCGTGCTCAACGTCACTGCCTTCCTGCTGATCTCGGGCATGGTCTTTGCGCATGTGCCGCTGCACACGGTCGACGGGCAGGTGCTGCAGATTCCCGATCTCTTCGTCTTCGGCCAATGGGCGGCCATCGCCATCGCTCTGGTCTTCCTGTCGGTCTACGCCCGCCGGGTCACCACCGAGATGAACGCCATGTCAGATGCGCTCAACGCCACCCAGATGGCGCTGTCGCGGCAGCAGAAACTCAACGACCTGGGCGGCGTGGTGGCCGCGGCGGCGCATGAGCTGGGCACGCCTCTGGCAACCATCAAGCTGACCTCGGCCGAGCTCATCGAAGAGCTTGACGATCGCCCCGAACTGCAAGAGGACGCACGGCTGATCCGGACGCAGGCCGACCGCTGCCGCGACATCCTTCGCTCCATGGGCCGGGCGGGGAAGGACGATCTGCACCTGCGCACTGCCCCGCTCACCGAGGTGATCCGCGAGGCAGCCGAGCCGCACGAGAACCGCGGCAAGCACGTCAGCCTCGAGACGATCGGCGACACCGATCTGCCCATGCCGCAGATCCTGCGTCACCCAGAGGTGATCCACGGGCTGCGCAATCTCGTGCAGAATGCCGTCGATTTCGCCCGCAGCCGGGTCTGGATCGAGACCGGCTGGGATGCGCAAAGCGTCACCGTGCGGATCATCGACGACGGGCCGGGCTTCCCGCCGCATCTCATAGGCCGGATCGGCGATCCGATGATCCGCCGCCGCAAGACCGAGGCCGAACGCCGCGCCCGGCCCGAATACGAGGGCATGGGGCTGGGCCTTTTCATCGCCAAGACCTTGTTGGAGCGCTCCGGCGCCGAGTTGAGCTTCGCCAATGGCTCGGATCCGACCGCACCCGAGCCTCCGGGCACACGCCGGGGCGCGGTGGTCGAACTGGTCTGGCCGCGCGTGGCCATCGTCGCGCCCGAGACCGCGCCGGGCACCCCGCTCGGCGAGAATCCCGCCTTCGGCGCCTGACCTCACCCCTCTGCGCACCGCTCTTGATCGCTCGCTCAAAATTAACCGGCTATTAACCAGTAAGACCGTAATCTGGCCAAACGTCCAACGGAACGGAGGCCGGATTGGAGCTCACAATCGCGCTCGCCATCGGAGTCGGCGCTGGTATCGCGGCGTTTTTGGGAACCTACGGCTTGCGCTCGTCCCACGCATCGCCCGCCTCGGGGCGCGCGGACGAAAGCCCGAGTTGCCGCGACGACGAAACCGAAATTCTGATGATCGGCCAAAGGGTCGCCGACATTACCCGGGCAGCGCGAAACTTTCTCGAAACCGAGCCCGGCGACACGCCGGACTGGCCGTCGCTGCGGCCGCGGCTCGAGGTCTATTTCGGCCCGCTGCCCGAAACCCTGCCCGCCGAGCCAGCAAGCTTTTCCGCCGTCGGGGCATCCGGCGCCCGGCTGCTGGTCCGTCCAGAGGGCCCCGCGCTTCGGCTCTTGATCGAGGCCGAGCCCATGGCCGCGGGTGCGCGGCTCAAGCTGCAGTCCGAGTTGAACGAGCTGCCCCGCCTGCGCCGCGCCCTGGCCCTGGTGCCCTGCCCGATCTGGCAGACCGACGAGACGCAAAACGTGGTCTGGAGCAATGCCGCCTACGAAGACGCCTGCGCGCAGGTCGACGCTTCGCCCACTGGCCCCGCACCCTTCGATTTGGTCGCCCCCGACGGCAGCGACACGCGCCGCAGCCGGACCGCTCTTGGCGCGCGCGGCGAGGACAGCCGCTACTGGTACGAGGTGCAGTCCCATCGCAACCGCGACGGCTGGATGCATTTCGCCACGAATATCGACGCCATCATCCGGGCCGAGATAAACCAGCGCAGTTTCCTGCAGACCTTGACCCGTATCTTCGCGCATCTGCCCATCGGCCTCGCGGTCTTCGACCGCGATCACCGCCTGGTGCTGTTCAATCCCGCGCTGATCGACCTCACCGGCTTGCAAGCCGAATTCCTCAGCGCCCGCCCAAACGTCATGAGCGTCTTCGACTCGCTACGCGAAGGGCGCATGATGCCCGAGCCGAAAAACTACAAGGGTTGGCGCGAACACCTGACGGGGCTCATCGCCGCGGCCTCCTCCGATCTCTACATCGAGACATGGGAGCTGCCCGCGGGCCTGACCTACAGGATCACGGGGCGGCCGCATCCAGATGCCGGGATCGCCTTTCTGTTCGAGGACATCAGCTCCGAAATCACCCTCACCCGGCGCTTTCGGCAAGAGCTGGACCAGGCCCATTCGGTGCTCGACAGCCTCGAGGAGGCCGTGGCGGTCTTCTCACCCCAGGGGGTTCTCAGCTCCTGCAACGAAGCTTATCGCGGGCTCTGGGGCAGTGATCCCGACACCTGCGTGGCCGATCTGTCGGTGAGCGAGGCCACCGCCTCCTGGCAGGACGCCTGCGCCCCCAGCCCGATCTGGGGTGACATCCGCGACTTCGTGCTGAGCCTTGGCGACCGCGCCGCCTGGGAGGCGCCGCTGCTCTTGCGGGACGGCCGGCCGCTCATGTGCAAGGTCAGCCCGATGACCGGCGGCGCGACGCTCTTGCGCTTCAGTCACGATCCCCGGATGGCGAACGTCCCCGGCTGACACCCCGATGCCGCTTGCGCGTGCGGGCGGGGATTGTATCTTCCCGCCATGACGACGCGCGCCCTGTCCCTGCCCTCTCCAGACGCCACCGGTGCGCTGGCCGCCACGCTCGCCCCGCGCCTGCGCCCCGGCGACGTGCTGCTGCTGATCGGCGGCATCGGGGCGGGCAAGACCCATTTCGCCCGCTGCCTGATCCAGTCGCTGATGGACGAGCCCGAGGACGTGCCTTCGCCCACCTTCACGCTGGTGCAGGTCTACGACGTGCCCACGGGCGAGCTCTGGCACAGCGACCTCTACCGCCTCTCGGACCCTGACCAGGTGGTTGAGCTGGGGCTGACCGAGGCCTTCGACGAGGCGATCTGCCTGGTGGAATGGCCCGACCGGCTGCAGGACCTGACGCCCGCCGCCGCGCTGAGCCTCAGCTTCGAGGTCACCGGCGACGAGACCCGGCAGGTCACGCTCGACTGGCAGGACGCGCGCTGGGACAGCCGCCTGGAGGGGCTCTGGTGAAAGATTTTCTGCTCAATGCGGGCTGGGGCGATGCCGAGGCGCATCCGCTCGCCGGCGACGCCTCGTCGCGCCGCTATACCCGGCTGACCCGCGGCGCCGAGAGCGCCATCCTCATGGACGACCCCGAGGGCGACGTGGCGCTCTTTGCCCGGCTCGCACGGCACCTGCTGTCGATCGATCTCAGCGCCCCGCGGGTGCTGGCGGAAGCGCCGGGGAAGCTGCTTCTGGAAGACCTCGGCGACGGGCTCGTCGCGCGACTCTGCACCGATGCAGAGACCGAAAAGCGGCTCTATCTCGTGGCGACCGACGCGCTCATCGCCCTGCACCGCCACGCCCCGCCCGAGGACCTGCCGCTGGCCGACGCGGCGCACCTGTCGCGGATCACCGGCCTCGTCTTCGACGCCTATTGTCCCGGCAGCGGCGCACGCCACGACCCCGAGGCGCGAGACAGGGTCATCGCGGCGCTGCACGATCTGATCGCCGAGCACGCCCCCGAGACCGACGTGATGATCCTGCGCGACTATCACGCCGAGAACATCCTCTGGCTGCCCGAACGCGGAGGCGCCGCGCGCGCCGGTCTGCTCGACTTCCAGGATGCCCTCAAAGGCCCGCGCGCCTATGACTTGATCTCGTTGATCCGGGACGCCCGGCGGGATGTCTCCAAGGCGACTGCCGAGGGCTGCATCAGGCACTATCTCGCGGAAACCGGCGCCGAGGAGGCCCGTTTCCGCAGCGCGCTCGCCGTGCTCGGCGTGCA
The sequence above is a segment of the Alloyangia pacifica genome. Coding sequences within it:
- the regB gene encoding sensor histidine kinase RegB; its protein translation is MSPTDLVLPWQEERSTFIRLRTMILLRWVAIVGQIAALVVAQSVYDLQLPLGLCYLAVGISVIGNLVASLIFPETKRLSEAENFLMVMFDLLQLCFLLYLTGGLHNPFSVMVLGPVTVSAVMLSLRSTIVLNVTAFLLISGMVFAHVPLHTVDGQVLQIPDLFVFGQWAAIAIALVFLSVYARRVTTEMNAMSDALNATQMALSRQQKLNDLGGVVAAAAHELGTPLATIKLTSAELIEELDDRPELQEDARLIRTQADRCRDILRSMGRAGKDDLHLRTAPLTEVIREAAEPHENRGKHVSLETIGDTDLPMPQILRHPEVIHGLRNLVQNAVDFARSRVWIETGWDAQSVTVRIIDDGPGFPPHLIGRIGDPMIRRRKTEAERRARPEYEGMGLGLFIAKTLLERSGAELSFANGSDPTAPEPPGTRRGAVVELVWPRVAIVAPETAPGTPLGENPAFGA
- a CDS encoding PAS-domain containing protein; translation: MELTIALAIGVGAGIAAFLGTYGLRSSHASPASGRADESPSCRDDETEILMIGQRVADITRAARNFLETEPGDTPDWPSLRPRLEVYFGPLPETLPAEPASFSAVGASGARLLVRPEGPALRLLIEAEPMAAGARLKLQSELNELPRLRRALALVPCPIWQTDETQNVVWSNAAYEDACAQVDASPTGPAPFDLVAPDGSDTRRSRTALGARGEDSRYWYEVQSHRNRDGWMHFATNIDAIIRAEINQRSFLQTLTRIFAHLPIGLAVFDRDHRLVLFNPALIDLTGLQAEFLSARPNVMSVFDSLREGRMMPEPKNYKGWREHLTGLIAAASSDLYIETWELPAGLTYRITGRPHPDAGIAFLFEDISSEITLTRRFRQELDQAHSVLDSLEEAVAVFSPQGVLSSCNEAYRGLWGSDPDTCVADLSVSEATASWQDACAPSPIWGDIRDFVLSLGDRAAWEAPLLLRDGRPLMCKVSPMTGGATLLRFSHDPRMANVPG
- the tsaE gene encoding tRNA (adenosine(37)-N6)-threonylcarbamoyltransferase complex ATPase subunit type 1 TsaE translates to MTTRALSLPSPDATGALAATLAPRLRPGDVLLLIGGIGAGKTHFARCLIQSLMDEPEDVPSPTFTLVQVYDVPTGELWHSDLYRLSDPDQVVELGLTEAFDEAICLVEWPDRLQDLTPAAALSLSFEVTGDETRQVTLDWQDARWDSRLEGLW
- a CDS encoding aminoglycoside phosphotransferase family protein produces the protein MKDFLLNAGWGDAEAHPLAGDASSRRYTRLTRGAESAILMDDPEGDVALFARLARHLLSIDLSAPRVLAEAPGKLLLEDLGDGLVARLCTDAETEKRLYLVATDALIALHRHAPPEDLPLADAAHLSRITGLVFDAYCPGSGARHDPEARDRVIAALHDLIAEHAPETDVMILRDYHAENILWLPERGGAARAGLLDFQDALKGPRAYDLISLIRDARRDVSKATAEGCIRHYLAETGAEEARFRSALAVLGVQRSLRILGIFASLAKTRDKPQYIDLIPRVWNNLQTDLAHPALTELRALLEPALPAPTPQTLERLKS